From the genome of Microtus ochrogaster isolate Prairie Vole_2 unplaced genomic scaffold, MicOch1.0 UNK44, whole genome shotgun sequence, one region includes:
- the Arhgap27 gene encoding rho GTPase-activating protein 27 isoform X1, with protein MAADVQGDVYVLVEHPFEYTGKDGRHIAIQPNERYRLLRRSTEHWWHVRREPGGRPFYLPAQYVRELPALGDPAPAPQPSVPQPRPAVPEPLAYDYRFVSTPVGADGSSTEPRGRASSLCGPARQRAGGQRSSLAPGGPACLYVRPAAPVRPAQSLDDLARGCTAPPAGPLGSAGHFKASSVAGSWVCPRPLARSDSENVYEAVPDVRCPSREERLKQVDDPPEPVYANVERQPQATSPRSAAVPPRLSPVWETHTDSGTGRPYYYNPDTGVTTWESPFEASEGATSPATSRASVGSGESLETEWGQYWDEESRRVFFYNPLTGETAWEDETEDLEEEPQEPLEMQPSLSPRSPGIQRPPTPETDYPELLSNYPEEDYSPVGSFSDPGPTSPVVAPHGWSCHITEDKQTLYTNQFTQEQWVRLEDQHGKPYFYNLEDSSVQWELPQVPIPAPRSVRKSSQDSDTPAQASPPEEKIKTLDKAGVLHRTKTVDKGKRLRKKHWSASWTVLEGGVLTFFKDSKTSAAGGLRHPSKLSTPEYTVELKGASLDWASKDKSSKKNVLELRSRDGSEYLIQHDSEAIISTWHKAIAKGIEELSADLLQGVEGEPSSADFGSSERLGSWREEDVQQNAASPSPSPGGLESDLSRVRHKLRKFLQRRPTLQSLREKGYIKDQVFGCALAQLCERERSPVPRFVQQCIRTVEARGLDIDGLYRISGNLATIQKLRYKVDHDERLDLDDGRWEDVHVITGALKLFFRELPEPLFPFSHFHQFIAAIKLQDPAQRSRCVRDLVRTLPAPNHDTLRLLIQHLCRVIEHGEQNRMSVQNVAIVFGPTLLRPEMEEASMPMTMVFQNQVVELILQQCADIFPPH; from the exons ATGGCGGCCGACGTCCAAGGGGACGTGTATGTGCTGGTGGAGCACCCCTTCGAGTACACCGGCAAAGACGGGCGCCATATCGCCATCCAGCCCAACGAGCGTTACCGACTGCTGCGCCGCAGCACCGAGCACTGGTGGCATGTGCGGCGCGAGCCTGGGGGTCGCCCCTTCTACCTCCCCGCGCAGTACGTGCGCGAGCTGCCCGCACTCGGTGACCCTGCCCCGGCCCCGCAGCCTTCCGTGCCGCAGCCGCGCCCCGCAGTCCCGGAGCCTCTGGCCTACGACTACCGCTTCGTAAGCACCCCGGTGGGTGCCGATGGATCCTCCACCGAGCCCCGGGGACGCGCCAGCTCCCTGTGTGGCCCTGCGCGACAGCGCGCCGGAGGCCAGCGCAGCAGCCTGGCGCCGGGAGGGCCCGCCTGCCTGTACGTGCGGCCCGCAGCGCCGGTGCGACCGGCGCAGTCCCTGGACGATTTGGCCCGCGGCTGCACCGCGCCCCCTGCCGGCCCCCTCGGTAGCGCCGGCCACTTCAAGGCCTCCAGCGTGGCGGGCTCCTGGGTTTGCCCGCGGCCCCTGGCGCGCAGCGACTCGGAGAACGTCTACGAGGCCGTTCCGGATGTGCGTTGTCCTTCGCGGGAGGAGAGACTCAAGCAG gTGGATGACCCCCCGGAGCCAGTGTATGCGAATGTAGAGAGGCAACCTCAGGCCACTTCTCCGCGCTCCGCTGCAGTTCCTCCTCGGCTCAGCCCAGTGTGGGAGACGCACACCGACTCGGGCACTGGGCGCCCCTACTACTATAACCCCGACACGGGCGTGACCACCTGGGAGTCACCCTTTGAGGCCTCTGAAGGCGCCACCAGTCCGGCCACCTCCCGAGCCTCTGTGGGCAGCGGGGAGAGCCTGGAGACAGAGTGGGGCCAGTACTGGGATGAGGAGAGTCGCAGGGTGTTTTTCTACAACCCTTTGACCGGTGAGACTGCCTGGGAGGACGAGACTGAGGACCTGGAGGAGGAGCCCCAGGAACCGCTGGAGATGCAACCCAGCCTGAGCCCGCGAAGCCCGGGAATTCAGAGG CCCCCAACTCCTGAAACAGACTACCCCGAATTGCTGAGTAATTACCCCGAAGAGGACTATTCTCCTGTGGGCTCCTTCAGTGATCCTGGCCCCACTTCTCCTGTGGTTGCACCCCATGGTTGGTCCTGTCACATTACCGAAGACAAGCAGACGCTGTACACCAACCAGTTCACTCAAGAGCAG TGGGTGAGGTTGGAGGACCAGCATGGGAAGCCGTATTTCTACAACCTAGAGGACTCCTCTGTGCAGTGGGAGCTGCCCCAG GTCCCCATCCCCGCCCCTCGGAGTGTTCGCAAATCAAGCCAGGATAGTGACACtccagcccaggctagccctccAGAGGAGAAG ATCAAGACCCTGGACAAGGCCGGAGTGCTCCATCGTACCAAAACAGTGGACAAGGGGAAGAGACTTCG GAAGAAACACTGGAGCGCCTCCTGGACAGTGCTGGAAGGTGGCGTCCTGACCTTCTTCAAGGACTCGAAAACCTCAGCTGCGGGCGGCCTG aGGCATCCTTCCAAGCTCTCCACCCCAGAGTACACGGTCGAACTGAAGGGGGCCTCTCTTGATTGGGCCTCCAAAGACAAATCCAGCAAGAAGAATGTGTTAGAG CTGCGAAGCCGAGATGGCTCAGAGTACCTGATCCAGCATGACTCGGAGGCCATCATCAGCACCTGGCACAAGGCCATAGCCAAAGGCATCGAGGAGCTG TCTGCAGACCTGCTCCAGGGGGTGGAAGGTGAGCCCAGCAGTGCTGATTTCGGGTCCAGCGAGCGCCTCGGAAGCTGGCGGGAGGAGGATGTGCAGCAGAATGCAG CCTCACCTTCCCCGAGCCCTGGAGGCCTGGAGAGCGACTTGAGCAGGGTCCGGCACAAGCTCCGTAAATTCCTACAGAGAAGACCCACTCTGCAGTCTTTGCGGGAAAAGGGCTACATCAAAG ACCAGGTGTTTGGATGTGCACTGGCTCAACTGTGTGAACGCGAGAGGAGTCCCGTGCCACGCTTCGTGCAGCAATGCATCCGCACTGTCGAGGCCCGGG GGCTGGACATCGACGGGCTGTACCGCATCAGTGGGAACCTGGCCACCATCCAGAAACTGCGCTATAAGGTGGATCACG ATGAGCGCCTGGACCTAGATGACGGGCGCTGGGAGGACGTCCACGTGATTACGGGCGCATTGAAGCTCTTCTTCCGGGAGCTGCCAGaacccctcttccccttctcgcACTTCCACCAGTTCATAGCAGCCATCA AGCTGCAGGACCCAGCCCAGCGCAGCCGCTGTGTACGTGACCTGGTGCGCACGCTGCCCGCTCCCAACCACGACACACTCCGACTGCTCATCCAGCACCTGTGCCG GGTGATCGAGCACGGCGAGCAGAACCGTATGTCCGTGCAAAATGTGGCCATAGTGTTCGGGCCCACGCTGCTGCGGCCTGAGATGGAGGAGGCCAGCATGCCCATGACCATGGTGTTCCAGAACCAGGTGGTGGAGCTCATCCTACAGCAGTGCGCAGACATCTTCCCGCCTCACTGA
- the Arhgap27 gene encoding rho GTPase-activating protein 27 isoform X2 encodes MAADVQGDVYVLVEHPFEYTGKDGRHIAIQPNERYRLLRRSTEHWWHVRREPGGRPFYLPAQYVRELPALGDPAPAPQPSVPQPRPAVPEPLAYDYRFVSTPVGADGSSTEPRGRASSLCGPARQRAGGQRSSLAPGGPACLYVRPAAPVRPAQSLDDLARGCTAPPAGPLGSAGHFKASSVAGSWVCPRPLARSDSENVYEAVPDVRCPSREERLKQVDDPPEPVYANVERQPQATSPRSAAVPPRLSPVWETHTDSGTGRPYYYNPDTGVTTWESPFEASEGATSPATSRASVGSGESLETEWGQYWDEESRRVFFYNPLTGETAWEDETEDLEEEPQEPLEMQPSLSPRSPGIQRPPTPETDYPELLSNYPEEDYSPVGSFSDPGPTSPVVAPHGWSCHITEDKQTLYTNQFTQEQWVRLEDQHGKPYFYNLEDSSVQWELPQIKTLDKAGVLHRTKTVDKGKRLRKKHWSASWTVLEGGVLTFFKDSKTSAAGGLRHPSKLSTPEYTVELKGASLDWASKDKSSKKNVLELRSRDGSEYLIQHDSEAIISTWHKAIAKGIEELSADLLQGVEGEPSSADFGSSERLGSWREEDVQQNAASPSPSPGGLESDLSRVRHKLRKFLQRRPTLQSLREKGYIKDQVFGCALAQLCERERSPVPRFVQQCIRTVEARGLDIDGLYRISGNLATIQKLRYKVDHDERLDLDDGRWEDVHVITGALKLFFRELPEPLFPFSHFHQFIAAIKLQDPAQRSRCVRDLVRTLPAPNHDTLRLLIQHLCRVIEHGEQNRMSVQNVAIVFGPTLLRPEMEEASMPMTMVFQNQVVELILQQCADIFPPH; translated from the exons ATGGCGGCCGACGTCCAAGGGGACGTGTATGTGCTGGTGGAGCACCCCTTCGAGTACACCGGCAAAGACGGGCGCCATATCGCCATCCAGCCCAACGAGCGTTACCGACTGCTGCGCCGCAGCACCGAGCACTGGTGGCATGTGCGGCGCGAGCCTGGGGGTCGCCCCTTCTACCTCCCCGCGCAGTACGTGCGCGAGCTGCCCGCACTCGGTGACCCTGCCCCGGCCCCGCAGCCTTCCGTGCCGCAGCCGCGCCCCGCAGTCCCGGAGCCTCTGGCCTACGACTACCGCTTCGTAAGCACCCCGGTGGGTGCCGATGGATCCTCCACCGAGCCCCGGGGACGCGCCAGCTCCCTGTGTGGCCCTGCGCGACAGCGCGCCGGAGGCCAGCGCAGCAGCCTGGCGCCGGGAGGGCCCGCCTGCCTGTACGTGCGGCCCGCAGCGCCGGTGCGACCGGCGCAGTCCCTGGACGATTTGGCCCGCGGCTGCACCGCGCCCCCTGCCGGCCCCCTCGGTAGCGCCGGCCACTTCAAGGCCTCCAGCGTGGCGGGCTCCTGGGTTTGCCCGCGGCCCCTGGCGCGCAGCGACTCGGAGAACGTCTACGAGGCCGTTCCGGATGTGCGTTGTCCTTCGCGGGAGGAGAGACTCAAGCAG gTGGATGACCCCCCGGAGCCAGTGTATGCGAATGTAGAGAGGCAACCTCAGGCCACTTCTCCGCGCTCCGCTGCAGTTCCTCCTCGGCTCAGCCCAGTGTGGGAGACGCACACCGACTCGGGCACTGGGCGCCCCTACTACTATAACCCCGACACGGGCGTGACCACCTGGGAGTCACCCTTTGAGGCCTCTGAAGGCGCCACCAGTCCGGCCACCTCCCGAGCCTCTGTGGGCAGCGGGGAGAGCCTGGAGACAGAGTGGGGCCAGTACTGGGATGAGGAGAGTCGCAGGGTGTTTTTCTACAACCCTTTGACCGGTGAGACTGCCTGGGAGGACGAGACTGAGGACCTGGAGGAGGAGCCCCAGGAACCGCTGGAGATGCAACCCAGCCTGAGCCCGCGAAGCCCGGGAATTCAGAGG CCCCCAACTCCTGAAACAGACTACCCCGAATTGCTGAGTAATTACCCCGAAGAGGACTATTCTCCTGTGGGCTCCTTCAGTGATCCTGGCCCCACTTCTCCTGTGGTTGCACCCCATGGTTGGTCCTGTCACATTACCGAAGACAAGCAGACGCTGTACACCAACCAGTTCACTCAAGAGCAG TGGGTGAGGTTGGAGGACCAGCATGGGAAGCCGTATTTCTACAACCTAGAGGACTCCTCTGTGCAGTGGGAGCTGCCCCAG ATCAAGACCCTGGACAAGGCCGGAGTGCTCCATCGTACCAAAACAGTGGACAAGGGGAAGAGACTTCG GAAGAAACACTGGAGCGCCTCCTGGACAGTGCTGGAAGGTGGCGTCCTGACCTTCTTCAAGGACTCGAAAACCTCAGCTGCGGGCGGCCTG aGGCATCCTTCCAAGCTCTCCACCCCAGAGTACACGGTCGAACTGAAGGGGGCCTCTCTTGATTGGGCCTCCAAAGACAAATCCAGCAAGAAGAATGTGTTAGAG CTGCGAAGCCGAGATGGCTCAGAGTACCTGATCCAGCATGACTCGGAGGCCATCATCAGCACCTGGCACAAGGCCATAGCCAAAGGCATCGAGGAGCTG TCTGCAGACCTGCTCCAGGGGGTGGAAGGTGAGCCCAGCAGTGCTGATTTCGGGTCCAGCGAGCGCCTCGGAAGCTGGCGGGAGGAGGATGTGCAGCAGAATGCAG CCTCACCTTCCCCGAGCCCTGGAGGCCTGGAGAGCGACTTGAGCAGGGTCCGGCACAAGCTCCGTAAATTCCTACAGAGAAGACCCACTCTGCAGTCTTTGCGGGAAAAGGGCTACATCAAAG ACCAGGTGTTTGGATGTGCACTGGCTCAACTGTGTGAACGCGAGAGGAGTCCCGTGCCACGCTTCGTGCAGCAATGCATCCGCACTGTCGAGGCCCGGG GGCTGGACATCGACGGGCTGTACCGCATCAGTGGGAACCTGGCCACCATCCAGAAACTGCGCTATAAGGTGGATCACG ATGAGCGCCTGGACCTAGATGACGGGCGCTGGGAGGACGTCCACGTGATTACGGGCGCATTGAAGCTCTTCTTCCGGGAGCTGCCAGaacccctcttccccttctcgcACTTCCACCAGTTCATAGCAGCCATCA AGCTGCAGGACCCAGCCCAGCGCAGCCGCTGTGTACGTGACCTGGTGCGCACGCTGCCCGCTCCCAACCACGACACACTCCGACTGCTCATCCAGCACCTGTGCCG GGTGATCGAGCACGGCGAGCAGAACCGTATGTCCGTGCAAAATGTGGCCATAGTGTTCGGGCCCACGCTGCTGCGGCCTGAGATGGAGGAGGCCAGCATGCCCATGACCATGGTGTTCCAGAACCAGGTGGTGGAGCTCATCCTACAGCAGTGCGCAGACATCTTCCCGCCTCACTGA
- the Arhgap27 gene encoding rho GTPase-activating protein 27 isoform X4, with amino-acid sequence MAADVQGDVYVLVEHPFEYTGKDGRHIAIQPNERYRLLRRSTEHWWHVRREPGGRPFYLPAQYVRELPALGDPAPAPQPSVPQPRPAVPEPLAYDYRFVSTPVGADGSSTEPRGRASSLCGPARQRAGGQRSSLAPGGPACLYVRPAAPVRPAQSLDDLARGCTAPPAGPLGSAGHFKASSVAGSWVCPRPLARSDSENVYEAVPDVRCPSREERLKQVGRRGRGDRREVAVAQSPADFLTEVVVCPFISFIVNSHVHAKKM; translated from the coding sequence ATGGCGGCCGACGTCCAAGGGGACGTGTATGTGCTGGTGGAGCACCCCTTCGAGTACACCGGCAAAGACGGGCGCCATATCGCCATCCAGCCCAACGAGCGTTACCGACTGCTGCGCCGCAGCACCGAGCACTGGTGGCATGTGCGGCGCGAGCCTGGGGGTCGCCCCTTCTACCTCCCCGCGCAGTACGTGCGCGAGCTGCCCGCACTCGGTGACCCTGCCCCGGCCCCGCAGCCTTCCGTGCCGCAGCCGCGCCCCGCAGTCCCGGAGCCTCTGGCCTACGACTACCGCTTCGTAAGCACCCCGGTGGGTGCCGATGGATCCTCCACCGAGCCCCGGGGACGCGCCAGCTCCCTGTGTGGCCCTGCGCGACAGCGCGCCGGAGGCCAGCGCAGCAGCCTGGCGCCGGGAGGGCCCGCCTGCCTGTACGTGCGGCCCGCAGCGCCGGTGCGACCGGCGCAGTCCCTGGACGATTTGGCCCGCGGCTGCACCGCGCCCCCTGCCGGCCCCCTCGGTAGCGCCGGCCACTTCAAGGCCTCCAGCGTGGCGGGCTCCTGGGTTTGCCCGCGGCCCCTGGCGCGCAGCGACTCGGAGAACGTCTACGAGGCCGTTCCGGATGTGCGTTGTCCTTCGCGGGAGGAGAGACTCAAGCAGGTAGGTCGCCGCGGTCGAGGGGACCGGAGGGAGGTCGCAGTTGCGCAGAGCCCAGCTGATTTCTTAACTGAGGTCGTTGTTTGTCCCTTCATCTCATTCATCGTGAATAGTCATGTTCatgcaaaaaaaatgtaa
- the Arhgap27 gene encoding rho GTPase-activating protein 27 isoform X3, with protein sequence MVDMIAKLARRQSRALRAQVDDPPEPVYANVERQPQATSPRSAAVPPRLSPVWETHTDSGTGRPYYYNPDTGVTTWESPFEASEGATSPATSRASVGSGESLETEWGQYWDEESRRVFFYNPLTGETAWEDETEDLEEEPQEPLEMQPSLSPRSPGIQRPPTPETDYPELLSNYPEEDYSPVGSFSDPGPTSPVVAPHGWSCHITEDKQTLYTNQFTQEQWVRLEDQHGKPYFYNLEDSSVQWELPQVPIPAPRSVRKSSQDSDTPAQASPPEEKIKTLDKAGVLHRTKTVDKGKRLRKKHWSASWTVLEGGVLTFFKDSKTSAAGGLRHPSKLSTPEYTVELKGASLDWASKDKSSKKNVLELRSRDGSEYLIQHDSEAIISTWHKAIAKGIEELSADLLQGVEGEPSSADFGSSERLGSWREEDVQQNAASPSPSPGGLESDLSRVRHKLRKFLQRRPTLQSLREKGYIKDQVFGCALAQLCERERSPVPRFVQQCIRTVEARGLDIDGLYRISGNLATIQKLRYKVDHDERLDLDDGRWEDVHVITGALKLFFRELPEPLFPFSHFHQFIAAIKLQDPAQRSRCVRDLVRTLPAPNHDTLRLLIQHLCRVIEHGEQNRMSVQNVAIVFGPTLLRPEMEEASMPMTMVFQNQVVELILQQCADIFPPH encoded by the exons ATGGTGGACATGATTGCCAAACTGGCCAGGAGGCAGAGCCGGGCCCTGCGGGCACAG gTGGATGACCCCCCGGAGCCAGTGTATGCGAATGTAGAGAGGCAACCTCAGGCCACTTCTCCGCGCTCCGCTGCAGTTCCTCCTCGGCTCAGCCCAGTGTGGGAGACGCACACCGACTCGGGCACTGGGCGCCCCTACTACTATAACCCCGACACGGGCGTGACCACCTGGGAGTCACCCTTTGAGGCCTCTGAAGGCGCCACCAGTCCGGCCACCTCCCGAGCCTCTGTGGGCAGCGGGGAGAGCCTGGAGACAGAGTGGGGCCAGTACTGGGATGAGGAGAGTCGCAGGGTGTTTTTCTACAACCCTTTGACCGGTGAGACTGCCTGGGAGGACGAGACTGAGGACCTGGAGGAGGAGCCCCAGGAACCGCTGGAGATGCAACCCAGCCTGAGCCCGCGAAGCCCGGGAATTCAGAGG CCCCCAACTCCTGAAACAGACTACCCCGAATTGCTGAGTAATTACCCCGAAGAGGACTATTCTCCTGTGGGCTCCTTCAGTGATCCTGGCCCCACTTCTCCTGTGGTTGCACCCCATGGTTGGTCCTGTCACATTACCGAAGACAAGCAGACGCTGTACACCAACCAGTTCACTCAAGAGCAG TGGGTGAGGTTGGAGGACCAGCATGGGAAGCCGTATTTCTACAACCTAGAGGACTCCTCTGTGCAGTGGGAGCTGCCCCAG GTCCCCATCCCCGCCCCTCGGAGTGTTCGCAAATCAAGCCAGGATAGTGACACtccagcccaggctagccctccAGAGGAGAAG ATCAAGACCCTGGACAAGGCCGGAGTGCTCCATCGTACCAAAACAGTGGACAAGGGGAAGAGACTTCG GAAGAAACACTGGAGCGCCTCCTGGACAGTGCTGGAAGGTGGCGTCCTGACCTTCTTCAAGGACTCGAAAACCTCAGCTGCGGGCGGCCTG aGGCATCCTTCCAAGCTCTCCACCCCAGAGTACACGGTCGAACTGAAGGGGGCCTCTCTTGATTGGGCCTCCAAAGACAAATCCAGCAAGAAGAATGTGTTAGAG CTGCGAAGCCGAGATGGCTCAGAGTACCTGATCCAGCATGACTCGGAGGCCATCATCAGCACCTGGCACAAGGCCATAGCCAAAGGCATCGAGGAGCTG TCTGCAGACCTGCTCCAGGGGGTGGAAGGTGAGCCCAGCAGTGCTGATTTCGGGTCCAGCGAGCGCCTCGGAAGCTGGCGGGAGGAGGATGTGCAGCAGAATGCAG CCTCACCTTCCCCGAGCCCTGGAGGCCTGGAGAGCGACTTGAGCAGGGTCCGGCACAAGCTCCGTAAATTCCTACAGAGAAGACCCACTCTGCAGTCTTTGCGGGAAAAGGGCTACATCAAAG ACCAGGTGTTTGGATGTGCACTGGCTCAACTGTGTGAACGCGAGAGGAGTCCCGTGCCACGCTTCGTGCAGCAATGCATCCGCACTGTCGAGGCCCGGG GGCTGGACATCGACGGGCTGTACCGCATCAGTGGGAACCTGGCCACCATCCAGAAACTGCGCTATAAGGTGGATCACG ATGAGCGCCTGGACCTAGATGACGGGCGCTGGGAGGACGTCCACGTGATTACGGGCGCATTGAAGCTCTTCTTCCGGGAGCTGCCAGaacccctcttccccttctcgcACTTCCACCAGTTCATAGCAGCCATCA AGCTGCAGGACCCAGCCCAGCGCAGCCGCTGTGTACGTGACCTGGTGCGCACGCTGCCCGCTCCCAACCACGACACACTCCGACTGCTCATCCAGCACCTGTGCCG GGTGATCGAGCACGGCGAGCAGAACCGTATGTCCGTGCAAAATGTGGCCATAGTGTTCGGGCCCACGCTGCTGCGGCCTGAGATGGAGGAGGCCAGCATGCCCATGACCATGGTGTTCCAGAACCAGGTGGTGGAGCTCATCCTACAGCAGTGCGCAGACATCTTCCCGCCTCACTGA